AACATCCCTCATAACTTTTTCATAAACCTTTTCAagatcaatgaactccatatgAAGATCCCTCTTTCTTTCcctaaatttctccaccagtctccaTATAATATGGATTACTTCAGTAGTCGACCGACCTGGCATGAATCTAAACTGATTCTTTGAAATTCATACTCCTCTCTTCACCTTTATCTCCACCACCCTCTCTCATATCTTCATAGTGTAGCTTAACAATTTGATACCTCTGTAATTATTATagttttggatatcacccttTTTCTTGTACAATAGAACCATAGTACTCCACTTCCATTCATTAGGCATATTAGTtgtcttcaaaataacattaaatGGCCTAGTCAACCACTCAAAACCTGCCTTAtcagtgctcttccaaaattctatAAGAATCTTATCGTTCCTAATCACTCTCCCCTTCCTCATCCTACTAATAGTACATCTAACCTCCTAAACCCTAAAACACCTATAGTACCCATAATCCCATAGACTATAAGAGTGTCCCAACTCCCCCGAAACAATATCTCAGTCCCCTTTTTCATTTAATAGTTTGTGGAAGTAAGATTGCCATTTTTTCTTAATAAGGTCTCATCCACTAACACTTCATCTTTTTGACGCACTTTACTTGATCTAATTCGCAGGATTTTCTCTTTATCTCTTTGGAGATCGTACACAATCTGTTATCCCCACTATTTTCCCCTAACTCAATATATAAGCGTTCAAAAGCTACCGTCTTAGCACTCATTACCACCAACTTGGCTTCCGTCGTTGTCATCTTATAGATAGCTTTAAGCCTACACTTTTCAATCTCATCCAAACACTCCAAACTTTCCATACATGTAACCTTCTTAGATTTTACTTTGCCTTGAACTTCCCCATTCTACCACTAATCTCCTTGACAACCACCAAAGATACCTCTCGATACCCCTAGTACCTCGATAGCTACATTTCTAATGCAATCAGAAGTCTTGTCCCACATGTTGTTCACACCTCCACTACTACTCCATGGCCCCATACCAATTAACTTCTCCCCCATCTCCTGAGAGAGGGAAGGGGATGGGCCCCCCGATCTAATCCTCAGTCGATCATAAAAGGGTCTTCTTTTTTCTATCCCCCTTAATCTCAAGTGCATCACCAAAATCCTATGTTAGGTAGTAATATTTTCACTCGAAATAACCTTACAATCTTTACCAAGGCCTTTATCACCCTTCCAAAAGAGTAGGTAGCCAATCTGCATCCTAGCTACCATGCTAGTAAAAGTAACCAAGTGATTTTCCTTCTTCATAAAATATGAGTTATCAATTACCATCTCAGAAGCTTTAGCAAATTCAAGGAAAGATACCTCACCACTATTCCTTGCCCCAAAACCAAAGCCTCCATGGACATCATCAAAACCACTAGACATTGTACCGATATGACCATTGAAATCTCTACCAATGAAAATCTTTTTGGTGCTCAGTATACCTCTCACTacctcatccaaatcctcccaaaagagcCTTTTTAAATCATGAATTTTCTAGGATATTATTAAGGATCTCATCAAAAACTTACAAAAACTTTGACTTCCTTATCCAAGACAATATGGGTGCATATGCACTAATAACGTTCACAATAAGCCTGCCTATAACTAGATTAATAGTCATCATCCTATCACTGATCCTTTTTACCACCACCACACACTCCCTAAGATCCGCATCAATTAGAATACCTACCCTATTTCTATCTCTTGAGCTTCCTGAGTACAACAATTTAAACCCATCCACATCCCGAGCATTGGTACCTACCCATCTAGTCTTCTaaacacaagctatattaattcTTCACCTCTTAAGAATCTTCACTAGCTCTATGGACTTCCTTGTAAGTAATCCTATGTTACACGATCCTACTCGCAACTTAAGAAAGCCCGCCCCCATCTTAGCACTATTTCCCCTTGCCTTCAACCCCAATTGAGGATATGACCCTAATCTACCATAAGTTTCCAAAGccactaaaaataatataagaaaatataactACAAAAGTGAAGAAGTGAGaacaaataaatcaagaaaatacaataaataatatactaCCTGACAATATAGAATGTAAACAACACTCACTAACAAACAGGCAAATACATGAAATCAAAGACACTAGTCAATAAGTGCCAAAAGAGGATAGAAAAAGAAGTAAGAACTAAGACAACAACAAGAGAAattttggtaagaaaactgATAAGACTAGACTCTTCTGTCCGAAgaaataattcatcaaaatagtAGATGTAGCACAAAAAACTTAGCTAGGGAAGAAAAGGAAAGATAGAACCTGGCTAGAGAAAGTTGTGAGTAAATCTGATCGGAATCCTGGACGTCGCCAAAATCTTCTTGTAGCTGCCGGAATCTAGGCAAACTTATTTTGACAAAAAACGCAAGAGGACGATGAAAACCTTCAccgaaaaataaagaagaagaaagggagAAGAGTTTCGCCGGAAAAACTTTACCGAAAaatatagaagaagaagaagaagagagagtctGCTAGAAAAATCCCACTAGAAAATAGCAAAGAAGGACACAAAAGTAGAAGTAGAAGTAGTAAATTTGAAGGGAACTTACAGATCTCGCCGGAAAACCAACCTTTAGCCAAGAAAACTCGAATCGCCGGAGAGACGGACCAGATCTGCTAGAGTTCAGCAAAGAGAGATCAATTTCACCGGCACCGGCGTAGGGAGTAGATCGGAGAAACATTACCAGAACTGTGGAGAGCAGTAGCCGTTTGGAGCAGTGTAGGAGAGAGAGAAAGTTAAATATCTacagtttgattttaaattttgagtacatttatttataaaaatattaattattagtattacagtttaattttaaaaattttggtAAGCTCATTCGTCAAAATATAAAATGTACTTGTGGAATTATTTGGAAACCTTTCATGACATTTATGACTTCTTCAATGATTTACGACATAAGATTATATGTGCACCGTGCATATTTACTTACTGTGAAGTCAGATGTCAGCTATGAAGGCTATCATCACTTTAGTTTAATGTGGTATCTCTATTATCCTTTTTATAGTAGCTatatatgattctattttttccTTACATACTAGCACATTTTTATTCTTACTGACATCTTGTTGCCTGGGGATGCTGTATTTTTGTTTCGTGCAAGTAGGTCAGGTAGTGATTCTAATCGACCCATTTGCTAGGATTCAGGATTTAGTTGTCAGTTGGTAAGCTCTAACTTTTTTTTGGACTGTTAGAGGATGTTTTACTTTTTTGTACAACTGCTATATAGTCCGGACCTTGTATCAACtagttgatgtatagtattccTAGAGGCTTTGTGAACATAGTAACTGGGTGTCTTATCAGTTTCAATTTCTATCCTTATCGActtagtatgtatatatgtcTCCTATTGCAACCGTGTTGGTTGCAAGTTTTATCAGTTGAGTTGGCCTTGTTGGCCCTTTTCattatgttattcttgttgtGGTGACATTGCCGATCGATACGTAATATTTCAGTCATTATGTTGTGTGGCTTTATCGAGGGcatcttgatacattataaaataataagattcaaaaatattttttatttcctaAACACCACGCGGAATTAAACTAAGACACATGATAAATTAATACcaaaaagtatattttattatgtcGACAAACTTATAGTTAAGAGAtgtttgaattgactttttTTAGGTGGCTTATGAGGTAAAATCGAAAAGCCATAAATTCAGAACACTCAACTTTTGACTTTTGTTTGTACTTTTTAGCCTAAAATAAAATGCTTAAAAGAACTTTTATGTTTTTCAAATACttctgaaaattttaaaaaatgcttaAAAACCAAAAGTCTATAAGTCAATCAAAACACTCACTTAGTGTAATGATACTTCATACCTCTACGGACTTAGAGATTCTTATTTTTGCtccaataaatataatcatgagATGCCAAATTGATAATAAGTGGGGCTTGATCTAACAAAAAGGCTGAATTTCGAGATGTCTCAACCTAAACTATTGTTCTATTTCAATATCTTAATTTGTTTACCTTAAACAAGAAAAAATGGAAGGTAACAATGACATGCTTGGACATGTCGGTGATATGTGAATTACTAATATTAGTACACTCCGTAGAATCGATGGCGAAATACAAAATTTCATTAAGACTATTTGAGgtgtaatatatatgtataataatttttggactatattcatagtattattttactatatatatatgtatatgtataaaatataatcTTCTAAGAAAGGGTGTTGAGCGAAACTAATCTTTTACTTCATGTGGGTACCCCACTACACAAATATATCttttatttccttctttctGACTTCTTAGTGACTGACTTGTAGCTACTTTCTTGAATTGTTCATACCTTCTCCCTTTCAAATATCAGTAAGTGAAAAGACAAACTCCTGTTGAAGAGTCTGTACTCAACGTATACACTATTGTTATCACTGATTTCTATCCCTTTTGCAATGTTAAAAAATAGTTTGCCAATTTCTAGCGTAGCATTTGTGGTTTGAACAATCAATTTTGACTTCACCAGCAAGTTTGGAGAGATGTTTACCCTTCTTTAAGTATTCAGAAGCAAATTTATGCAAGGTTTTCAAAGATAAAGAGCATATTTGAGACCAAAtacaaatataagaaaattttgaattttgctTAGTTGAGGGTATCTTTAGGACCAAATTCAATTCAAGGGAAAAATGGTTCTATTTAATTACCTGATAGGCATTTTCGGCCTTTTCCGCATTAATATATTAATTTGATAGGTGTGTTTCGAATACTAGACACTAATATAAAAACAAATAGTTTTTTCTGACAActttaaacaaaaattaaaactaaCATGCTTTGTACATTGTACTTGCTCTTGGTATAGTGCTTCCAAACAACTGGTGCAGGTTAATTATGTAAGAACaatgaaaatgaataaaaaaaaaattgcggAATAATGTACAGATTACCAAACATGTACAACAATCACTAGGAGGCTAAATTCATGTAACATTATAATCACATGATTTAATCACATAAATTCATCGTCTCTTATAATTTAATAATCATTCAGGTAAAATTGTAATCAAATAAGTGTTATATGTTGTAAAGCCTATAAAAATGATTGTAGGATGAAATACCAATCATGAAAGGTACAGGAAAAAGAAGGACAATAGAAGTATGTGGCTAATTAAGGATAAAACGtgatttgtatttttataactAGTTTCTATATATAAGCCATATAATAAAAACACTCTTTTTTCTCCTCAAACCCTACCTATTGTTGGCATAGATTGATGGCCATTGCCGATGGAAGTCGATCGTTGACGATGGTTGGCCCTCCTGTACTAGCAAATCCTACTGATTTCTCATTTTTAGATGGGAACAATGACTCTTCACAAGCTTTGCAAAGGGACGATAAGGATATCACTCTTTCCAATCTATTACAAATAAAGGAGGAATCATTAGAGGCACCAACAAAATC
This Solanum dulcamara chromosome 1, daSolDulc1.2, whole genome shotgun sequence DNA region includes the following protein-coding sequences:
- the LOC129893482 gene encoding flocculation protein FLO11-like; the protein is MFLRSTPYAGAGEIDLSLLNSSRSGPSLRRFEFSWLKVGFPARSTLSSSSSSIFFGKVFPAKLFSLSSSLFFGEGFHRPLAFFVKISLPRFRQLQEDFGDVQDSDQIYSQLSLASCRYYCCRYTAVATTAVDTMITATTAATTTAATTTAATTTASTTIATTTTTTITTTTTKTTTSTTTATTATTATSTSSYYYFY